One genomic segment of Erythrolamprus reginae isolate rEryReg1 chromosome 2, rEryReg1.hap1, whole genome shotgun sequence includes these proteins:
- the BRK1 gene encoding protein BRICK1: protein MSIQEDPVQREIHQDWANREYIELITSSIKKIADFLNSFDMSCRSRLATLNEKLTALERRIEYIEARVTKGETLT from the exons ATGTCGATCCAGGAAGACCCGGTCCAGCGCGAGATTCACCAGGACTGGGCGAATCGCGAGTACATCGAACTGATCACCAGCTCCATTAAGAAGATCGCGGACTTCCTCAATTCCTTCG acatgTCCTGCCGGTCCCGCCTGGCCACGCTCAATGAGAAGTTGACGGCGCTGGAGAGACGGATCGAATACATCGAGGCCCGG GTAACAAAGGGTGAAACATTGACATAG